A genomic window from Neorhodopirellula lusitana includes:
- a CDS encoding NADAR family protein, whose product MISFYVPTDEYGFLCNFSAHGFTLDDRYWPTVEHYFQARKFAGSDHEERIRISRTPKEAKNLGQTRKLPLRPDWEDVKVDIMRSALMAKFTTHADLRDALLATGDEELVENAPTDYFWGCGKLGGGQNMLGKLLMATRQTLRYEEPDSAAFGRQHGFYARPSAHLLCLASRAGIGTIFRSSDSFASFRAVP is encoded by the coding sequence ATGATCTCCTTCTACGTTCCTACCGACGAATACGGATTCCTGTGCAACTTTTCAGCACATGGGTTCACCTTAGATGACCGTTACTGGCCAACGGTCGAACACTATTTCCAAGCTCGGAAGTTTGCTGGCTCCGATCACGAAGAACGCATCCGCATCTCGCGAACCCCGAAAGAAGCCAAGAATCTTGGGCAAACGCGGAAACTGCCGCTTCGACCTGACTGGGAGGACGTCAAGGTTGACATCATGCGCAGCGCACTGATGGCAAAATTCACGACTCATGCAGACTTGCGCGATGCCCTTTTGGCAACAGGTGACGAGGAACTGGTTGAAAACGCCCCAACCGACTATTTCTGGGGCTGCGGAAAACTTGGTGGTGGCCAGAACATGCTTGGCAAACTTCTAATGGCGACACGTCAGACGTTACGTTATGAAGAGCCGGACTCCGCTGCATTCGGCAGACAACATGGTTTTTACGCTAGGCCTTCGGCACACCTTCTTTGTTTGGCATCGCGGGCTGGCATTGGTACAATCTTTCGTAGTTCAGACTCGTTCGCTTCGTTTAGGGCGGTGCCGTAG